The DNA region AAAATCAAAAAGCTAGCGAGTTTGGATACTCAAGAGTCTAAGAGTATGAAACGTTCTATAGCTTCAGAGATCCTTCTCGAAATGTTCTATACAGTATGAAACGTTCTATACATGATTGATTTATGATATAGAAGGTAGTTGGTATGATCAAATGATGTTACTATGAATACTCAgacttttaataaaaactatatcaTCTTCATTTCCAGTTTGCATATATTTAAGGATTATATTGTTACTTAGCGCTAATCTTTCAGTGGTGGATTCATCTCATAATAAATCTACTTTTCGTTTTCTATGTACTAGTTTTGATCAGATTCTAAAATTATAACAAATGGTTTACAATTATTTGTATGTTTTACCgaagaaaatattttcatttaacattttcatttttttttcagaacgataataaaaataacaattatgatttaatatttgatttcatAACATGAAATAGACCACAAAATTTCACTAAGTCCAAAAGGGTGTAAGTTAAATCTTTCCAGAACAACACCAAATACATAACAGATCTAATTATACTTGTTACAAGCAAAAATTGGTGGCGATAAAAGTAATGAAATTAAAAGGTTAAATGACATCTCTATAGTACCACGGGAACCATCAACATTGTTTATACCATCTCTATAACAATTTTGACtatttcaattattaatatttgatatattacgtGGTTTATGTCTTTCAATTCTTATTATGTTAAATTAGattattttgttgcattttGTGTTCTAGTCTTAgtattctaaatatttattgttacaaattatatgttttgatatatttgttaatcatattaacttgttaatattttttagctTTTAGagatattactattttttttagtttatataagttGATCAGTGTGAAATTGCATGAACAAACCAAAAAAGTAATCGTTGAAAACTTACCGATGGGTTAAAGTTTTAGAACATAACCATAATCAACAACTAAGAAGTTTGTTACATGAGATATATGTATGATTCAAATCAAATAaccataaatttaattttgattatatattattaaaactgtttatttataattaagtTAGTTacaacaaaaaacaatttttttacagaaaaataTGATATGAGATTGTAATGATTTAATTCACTAATGGTACTCACGTGAATGAGAATTAACTCAAGCATGATACTCATAACactgatttctcaaataatattataaaattttgtaaaaaccaAGTGAATGTaacttataaaaaataagtttctttaataatatttataagattataaaataatttccatTTTGAGATACTTTCTAATTTTGCTATTggaagaaatatattttagaataaaaacattaattgagagaaaaatagaaataatggCAAATGATTGTAATAAGTTCTGTTAATTAAGTGTATCAATGtaattgatatttttgaaaattaacataaacaaaacactTAAAAACTGgtttctcaaataatatcatAGAGATATACATActggaaaataaattaaattcagATATTAGTAAATTTATCATATCTAGTGaatttctaagaaaaaataataaaccatAAAACCATAAACTAAACCATCACTGGGGACTAGCTAACCCAAATTAATTAGtatattgtataatttttttttttgttactataaAACTCTTGAAACCTCTTTAAAGTTTTGAAAGCCTTTATATGTTTACATAAGCTATGATTTGTtaaccataaatcttaaattttgaaatctaaACTGAAAACAGAATTGGTGAATCTAAATTGatattagtatatttataatttaaaccttaaaagtaataataatttaaacgtTAAACCCTAACTAAGGAATCattagtatacatatataaaatttattcattaCCATAAAactttttggaaattttcaaagatttggaaaatatttatatgtgcgTGTAAACTTTGATTTGTTAACCtgtaaaaacaattttcattttttcattggatttatcaaagaaaaaaacccATATCTAatcttaaaaaaagaaaactaatagaaaatattatggTGTCAAAAATGTAATCTCATGCAGTTCAATTAATTTCAATTCAATGTTGCCTTTAGCATATAAAGGTTTTATGATGAATAAATTATAagttcattaaaaaggaaaagaaatctcACCCAATtgttattaactttattttgaaggggtaaacaataaaaacacaagaaaaaaatatcaggTTACTTTGTTAGTCACTTTCGAATAGGTGTCATAAAATACATCTTCCGATTCTAATAATGTTGATTGGAATTAAGTATTAATGCAAGGCATGAATTTCAACACTTGTAACTTAAATCTCCATAAGCAATGGTGTTACCACTTATGTTCTTAAGTGGTTGCTTACAACAAGGAAGAGTAGTTTCTCTCTGCTCTGACGATACTGGAAGTTTGAATGTTAGTAACAGGCCGGTGGTATTAGCAAAGGTGATTCTTTCTCTTTGATGAGGTGCCGATATCATTCTTAGGAACCTATATCTACTATCTATCTCCGTGTCACATATCACTTTGCAGCCTATTATTGCTTTCTCATCCTCATCAACACACCCAAATTCTGCCATATATTACGGATTGCATCTAAGCTACCAAGAAGAAGAACTCAACCTCCTGACCAAACCCATATATAAACGAAGAACTCAAAAACTTCAACAATAACAAAATACGGTAAATACCCTACAGCTAAATTTGCAATGTTTCAGCGAATTGCAACCAATCAATCAACAAAAGCAACTCGGAATCTAATCAATCCCAAAAAAACTTGGTGCTAAAAACATTGGTCTATAAAGACCACAGAGTCAAACCAGAAACAAAGATGTTACAGCGTAACAAAGAAGACGGCTTTTATTTGTTTGGTTACCTAAAAAAGAAATCTTTCTGGTGcgaaaaaatcaaaagagaagTTAGAAGACGAGTAAACAACCATtgcgagagaaaaaaaaaagtattgtaTAAAAGGGGAAGTAGAAGGATGATTGAATCAGAACAAGCTTTATTTGAAAAGTCATTCAGACTGATTTATCCGGAAGATTCGGCACAGCAGAAGTTAAAAGCTGCTAGCTGCACCAAGAAACATTCCTGAAGATTAACCAGACTGATCTTAAGTACCTGCTAtatctcatcatcttcatcatctacGTACTCCCACATATGAATATAACCAAAAGTACAATAAACACCCtaactctaatctctaaaaGTGACTATACTCCTAAATCACAGATCAGGAAACCGGATATGACAGACGACGACGGCGGCGGAAAGAGTTAAAAAATGAGCCTTTGAAACCAAAGCTGTAGACGTCTGTCTTAAAAAGAGCGGACAAACTTATAAACCCTATTGGCTTTTACGGTTTTACCCAAACTAAACCGGAATATATGTGATCTTCTTTATGGTTTACTTGGTCATTTAACTAACCGCTTAAACCGATAAATAAACATGGGAAAATCTCGGAAGATTTCTTGGTTTTTGCAATAACATGGGTGAAAAACCGGGAAACCTAAACCCTGAGTTactaaaccaaaccgataacCATAAGAACGAAAAACCGAAACATGAAACCCAACACCGGCTGTTAATAATCGACTCATATATTTCAGTTATTGAGGCTTCTAACTATATCCTCTTTTCCAATTGATACTGTTACTATACATCACTTCCCTCAACGAAGTATCTGTGTGTGTATTTTTCTGGAACGGTCTTCAAAATTAAACACTTCACTTGTTTCTTAATGGCAACGGATGAGCTTCAGTGTTGAAAACAAACTTATCCGAGGGTATCACCGAGTCATCTCCAAATAGCAAGTACAAGTACTTCAGTGTCTCACCGAGGAAAAACGTCTCCATCTTATCTCTCCTGTGAGGAGGCACTTCTGTTACATAATCTAACGATGTGTACCCACCTGATTTTACCTTTGTGTGCTTTTCAAATGCTTCAAAGATCTGCCAACCTTGTTCTCTGTAtctgcagttttttttttaatagaaagtgtGTGTTTAGCTTTCAAGAGTAGTATATATGGTCCTCATTCAACAAGTCAAAAAATCCTTTTTCTTACTTTGTATCTTTTTTGATACGGTAGAGAACAAGGTTGGTAATCTAACTAGATGCGAGTATTCACTAACGCTGGTTATGTGCAAACACTTAGGGAAAGGATTCTCTTTACAATATTAATGAAACTGTGTTCTATTGATATGGAACATTTTATGTTCTTTATTGCTTGCTTACATCAAGTAACTTTATAAGTTACTCCtctttttctgatttatatCATGCCCTCGATCTGAAATGCTGAAACGTTAAATGTTCGTGACAGGCCGGTGTTATTAGCAAATGTGATCTTCTCAGGCTCTTTCTCTTTGATGAAGATATCATGCACAGGAATCCAGATCATGAGTTCCTTGCTTTTAACTCCGGTAACTCTCTTAAACCTACGGTCTTCAACAAAAGCAGATATCTCCGTGTCATATACCACTTTACGACCTATAGCAGCGAATGTATGCTCAATCTTGTTTATCATCCTCATCCACACAAAcccttttgttttgttgtgcCCAACTTCTATCATGTCCTTCAATGGCAACAGTCCTGTAGGTAAATTGAAGAGTGCAAGAAGCTCCTTGGCTTTATCCAGACAAAGGGATGGCTCACTGTAGCTCTCTATATCATCACAATCACCTATCACCATCTCTCTTAACGCCATGATAGGTAGATCCTTTCTTTTTGATGGTCGTACGTATGCCTCTACTCGAGGTTTGGGATCTTTGCTATATAATGATGTTTGCTATGTGTTTTATGATTTGTTTGAGAACGTAACGTGAAACATGATATTTGTGTGATGAACCTTTCCAGGCCCCATTTTTGGCTGGCATCAGAACCCTGTGATTAGTTATATATAAGCAGctattacataatatataatggAGTTTATGCTATTTTTGAACTTATGATTATTTTGCTTGACACTGAAGAAAAATCAGGTTCTTTGTAATGCCTAAAATAAAATGGAATGTAGACAACTCGATATtgatgattataaaaaaaaagaagatattgaTGATTATATCCATGCAATCTTCCGGGCAAGCCTCACAAAGAGGGCTAGGCAGTCAATGCCAAGAAAAAGCAGAAGTATCATGAACCCGTTTCTACAACTTTAACGACATTAACGATCTTGGGCCTTGTTCCATCCAGACTATAGAGTTATAAAGCCTTTTGTGAAAGCTACAGTTCAATTTATGATTCTCATGTATTAACATTATTACCATCTTTTTTTTACGTCAAATGTTCTCTTagatctatttatataaaattgagttttttcCCTCCTGGTGAGGACACATCAGCATCCATGTCACAAATTCGGGCTTTATCCTTCTGACACGTGTCCGCTAAATGAAACGAGGCGGATCATCACTTGGCTTCGGGTCTTCCGTTTTGGGCTTGATCTCATGTTTTGTTCGCGTCGAGAGATAACCTAGCTATGCGCAAACCCTAAAGCACATGATGAACGCGATTCTTCGATCTAAAGGAGACGGATCTGCTTAAATCGGTGTGACGGTTCGGTTCGTTGAGGGTTTCGATCAAGTCCTTACACCTTTTTCCATCAATCGAACATTAAAGGGTATGTTTTCCTCCTCTCCAAATCATCTTCTACATCTTTGAATCACATTTGCATTTTTTTGCGTAGCATAAATAATCAATCTTCAGGAAGATCGTCAAAGGATTCTGTAGGTTCGATCACAGCAGACGCAGCAGCTTCGATCACAGCAGTCGTTCTCACAGGGACATTTGTCTTACTCTCAGCGTGGTTGTTTTTCTCAGAGGACTCAGGGTTCAGTCAAAGAACTCCTAATAAGCCATCAGGTTAAACACGAACGTCAGGGGACTGTTTTTCATATTGTATCGTTTCTTCTTCTGAATAAGAACAGTGAGTTTTGATTACATACTTATGTTGTATCTTCTTTTCTCCACAGATATTTAATTCCCAAGAACGAGATCACTCTTTGAAGATGGTTAGTTGCTACTTAATAAACAATGTGTTTCAGGATAACCTTTGAGTTTAACGATATAGCTTGAGGAATACATTCCATTTTTGTCACTGGCTGTCCCCTAATATGATTCACCTTTTTCTGCATTTCGTCACTGTGAGTACCTAACCCAATGAAGAATTTGAGCAACGCTTTCGGATGATGGAAACTTCATTGAAGTTGAATGATCAAAAGGCCAACATTGAACCTGGTGAGTCTGAGGCAGATGACGAAGATAAATCTGACTCTTAACTCTGATGTGGTATATTTTTAATTCGTTTTAAGTAGTGCAatgtttagttttcttttagaTGGGTTGTGAGTAGCATTAACTCACTTAATTTTTTGAAAGCGTATACTGATTTTACTTATTTGGTTTTAGATGGGTTCAaatgatgatgaggatgactTGGAAATGGAAGAGGAAACACCTTAAAGGTATTTTCCTAATGAACTGATTCTTTGCAAGAGCTTAC from Raphanus sativus cultivar WK10039 chromosome 8, ASM80110v3, whole genome shotgun sequence includes:
- the LOC108821336 gene encoding uncharacterized protein LOC108821336, with product MALREMVIGDCDDIESYSEPSLCLDKAKELLALFNLPTGLLPLKDMIEVGHNKTKGFVWMRMINKIEHTFAAIGRKVVYDTEISAFVEDRRFKRVTGVKSKELMIWIPVHDIFIKEKEPEKITFANNTGLSRTFNVSAFQIEGMI